The window GCCCTTGCGTTCGCCGTCTTCGTACCAGACGACCTCCCAGCTCGGATCGGCGTCCCACACATTGGCGACGATCTCGTTCGGCGACGCGGGGTCGGCCCCACGAGGGTACACCCGCAGCTGGTGCTCGAACGGCATCCCGGTGCTTTTGTATCGCCACGACACGTTCGATCCGTCGATGTCGAACACCCCGTAGCCGCTCGGGGTCCCGTCGTAGCAGATCGGGCCGCTCCACCACGCGCCGCAGGCCGTGCCGAGGATGTGCTCGTGCACGCCGCCCTCGAACACGTGTTCGTTTTCGTGGGTGTGGCCGGTGATCAGGTGGGCGTTGTAGGGCTCGAGGATGCGGTAGAGCCGTTCGCGGTTGGTGATCGAGCCGCTGATGCTGGGGCCGCCTTCGCCCTCGCGCATGGGAGCCGTGCCGAGGCCGGGGATGTGGGTGAAGACGATGACCGTCCGGCCGGCCTCGACGGTGGCGAGGTCGTTCGCGAGCCAGAGGAGCTGGAAGTCGTCCAGGTAGCCGATGTAGCCTTTCGCATGGTAAAACACGTCATCCAGCACCACGTAGTGCACATCGCCGCGCTCGAACGAGTAGTACCGGGGGCCGAAATGCCGGCTGAACGTCTCGGTCGACGCCCCATCCGATCCTCCCGAAAAATCGAGGTCGTGATTGCCCACCACCTGGAAAAACGGCACGCCCATCCGGCTGACGGCGCGCTCGTACTCGGGGTAGAGGGACAGGTCGTCGAACATGATGTCCCCACAGGCGACGCCAAAGGAGACCGTGTCGAGCTGGCTGACGGTGGCCATCACGTCTGGCACGGTCTGGGCGTGTAGCAGGCCCATCTCGTAGGGCGTCTGCGTCTGCGTGTCGGCCAGGACGACGAAGGTGTGCCGGCCGGCGCGGTCGGTGGCCTCGAGGTCGAAGCTGGCCTCCATCTCACCGCGTGGATTCGGGGCGAGGGGCTGGTAGAATCGGGCCGTGCCGGGCTGGTTGACGGGGATCTGGAAGCCATCGGGCAGGCTGATGTGCACGAAGGGCTGAAGGTCGGTCGAAAACAATTCGTAACGCCCATCGACGGCCGTCTTCACGACCGACACGCCGTCGGTCACCGACACGCCCGCGAGGTTGACCCGCCCGGCGCGAACACGGCCGCGGATACGCACGGGCCGGCCGGCAGGGGCGCGGAGCAGGGGCGCGTATGGGTCGGCCAGGAGCTGGAACGGGAGGGCGAGGCCGGCGCCGGCGAAAGCGGCACGGCGGAGGAACTGGCGGCGGGTGTGAGACATGGCTGGGGAAGTAAAAAGTAAAAAGTAAAAAGTGAAAAGTGAAAAGTGAAAAGTATCGATGATCGATCATCGGTTTCCTTCCGGCGCTGGCAACTCCCCCGGCTCGGGTTCAGGGAAATCGGTGAGGGTGGCGGCGTGGAGGGTGTTGAAGATCAATTTAAACGTCCCTCCGGGCTGGCCGCGGAACTGGGGGCGGAAGCCGGTGAGGACTACGTTTCCGCGGCCCAGCGGCACGCGCATCATGGCGGCTTTGCCGGCGATATGGTCGTCGGCCCCGAGCGCCCAGCCGCTGAGCAGCAGGTCGGACGCGGCGTATCGGGCGACGACCTCGACCTCCGGCGCCGGCGCTTCGGTGGTCGATTCGCGTCCGCCTTCCCCTTTTGTGGGTTTCCGTACGGCCTCGAAGGCCCGGCTTTGCTGGAACGACGCGGCGACCGTGTCCGCCATCCCGTAGGCGAGCGGGTGGCCGGCGTCCACGTCCATCCGTATCAACGAGCCGGGTATGAAGAAACGGTCGGACGACAGGCCTCGCACGACATTGCGGACGGGCAGTCCGAACTGATCGATCAGGAAATCGCTGGCCGCGTCGAAAGCGAGCAGCGTTCCCCCTTCTTCCACGAACTGCTTGAGCGCCAGTGTCCCTTCCAGGCCGATACCGCCCGTGTATTCCGCGGGCATGGTGTTCGGGGCGTGGCCGTTGAGTAGCCCTTCGCCGTCCTGGCTCGGGAGGATGACGGCGTGGTAGGTGGCGAGTTTCTCGTAGCGCAGGTCGGCATCGTGCAGGGTGTCGACGGCGAACTCATACCGCTCCAGCAGCCAGCGTGTCCATCCCTCATCCATGTTGGGGAACCACGATTTGTAAAGCCCCACCCGGGGTCTTTCCAGGGTGTGGAGAGGCGCCGCCGGCGCCACGGCGAGTCCGTCAAACGACAGCCCGGTCGCCTCGGCCGCCTCGCGCAGCCGCGCTTCCGTCTCGGGGCCTTTCTGAATGATGATCGCGCCTTCGGGATGGGTCGTGTCCCCGTCCAAAAAACCCGCGCCCGCCCAGCTGACGCTTTCGCCGGCGTTCAGCAGCCGGTTGGCGACCAGCGCGCTGCCGTTGGCGGTGTGCGGAAGTACGTAGCCATAGACCGCATCGCCCGAGACCTGGCCTGCATCCGGGCGGAGGGTCGTTTCGGTGATTGCGTAGAGGTTCGCTTCAAACGGCGTCTCGGCGCGGACGACGCGGACGCCCATCTGGAGGGGCAGCGTCCAGCCGGCGAGGTCGTACGGTACCTCCGGCGAGCCGTCCGGACCCCGCCGATCCGGGTAGGCCTGGGGCTCCATCAGATCCACCAACATCGGGCGGAAGGCCTGGGCGGTGAAGGCGACGTAGCTGCCGGCGGCGAAGGTGGTGTCGTTGGCGGCAAAGTCCCGTTCGGCCCGGTGCACTTCAAGCCCCGTCTTGCGCAGCACTTCAACGAGACGGAGCGCCTCCGTGGGGTCGTGCTGGTCGGCCGGCACAATGTAGGCAAAGGGCGCCTCGGCTGTGCCGCGTTCGATGGCGTCGCGGCCCATCGCGTAGCTGTCGTACAGCCAGCGCTCGCGCCGGTCCGCCGCGATGTTGAGCAGGCCGAGGGAGGCCGTGACCATGTAGTCGACCGCATCCCGGAAGCGGGAGTTGCCTCCTTTCCAGGGATAGGGGTAGAAGATGTCGGTGCCGTCGGTGGGCGTCTGAGGATGGCCGGCGAGGGTGGGCGGAAGGGAATCCGGGTCGTAATAACGCGGGGTGGGCGTGGCGTGGGCCGTTTCGGTGAGGATGCCGATCTGGTTGTGGAAATACGGGGCAGTCCGCATCCCCCCATTCCACCACATGCTGTACTGGACGTCCGACACGACGCCCGGCATCCGCTCCATCGCAAACCGGTTGGCCATGGCGGAGCCGACGAGGTTGACGCCGGTGGTGACGCCCGGGTGGATGTTGGGGTTGACGGGGTCGGAAAACGGCGGCAGGAAGATGCGCGCCCAGGCCGGCGAGGTCTGGTGATGGTTATGGACGATCTGGGGGTACCACTCGTTGTACAGTACCTGCGACACCGCCTCGGACTCCGGCATGGTGTTCATGAACCAGTCCCGGTTGTTGTCGTGGCCGACGTACGGGTGGTACAGCCACGCCGGCCCGGTCGTCTCGTACGGCGTGCCGAGGTATTTCCGGTACCAGTTGGTGACGATATCCAGCCCATCCGGGTTGATGTTGGGCATTAGCAACACCACTACGTTCTCGCGGATGTGCTGCATCTCGTAGCTTTCCTCGGCGACGAGTCGGTAGGCCAGTTCGGGGGTCATCTGGCCATGGGCTTTTTCACTGGCGTGCATCCCGCCGTCGATCCAGACGATGGCTTTGCCTTCGCGAGCGTAACGTCGGGCGATGATCTCGTCGACCCGGCCACGCGCCAGCTCCTCGCTCACCGTCCGCCAGCGGTCCAGCTGCCGCATGTTCGCCTCGCTGGAGATGAACATCAGCACCATCGGCCTGCCCTGCACCGAGGCGCCGATTTCGATCAGGCGGGCGCGGTCCGATGCGGCGTCGAGGCGCTGGAAGTAGTCTGTCACCTGCCCGTAATCCGCCAGCGAGTAGTCGGCCCCGGGTTCGAAGCCGAAGACGTCGGCGGGGCGCGGGATAGCCGGCTGGCCGGCGGCCGGCGCGGCGAGGAATAGGAAGAGTAGGAGCGTCGAGACCTTCATTCGGACAGCAAGGCGAGGGTGTGCTGCCGACGAAGATAGGGGCTGGGGGGAATCGATGAAAGAAGGGTTACTGAATCAACTCGCGTAACCGCTGGTCGATGATCTGACTCTTCAGGTCCTCGCGTTCTTCGAAGCGGCGCTGGAGCTCGTTGAGTTGTTTTTCGAGTTGCTCGACCTCCATACGCCGGTTCTCCTGTTTGAGTTCGAAGATGCGGACGAGGAGCTGGCGAAGTTCGGTGATCTGGGCATCTCGATCAGTGCCGGCAGCCATCCCGCGGATGCGCTGGGCGCGGGTGAGGGTTTCGGCTTCGAGGTCGAACTCGGTGACGAGGCGGTTGTAGAGCGCGTTATCCTCGCGCTGGACTTCCAGGAAGTAGTGCTGCATCAGCGGGCTCGCCGCGTCGTCGTAGGACATGGCTTCGGCGCTGGCTGGCGGGGCTCCGGGCGCGGCATTGCGGAATACGACGGTCGTCTGTCGGGACTCCTGGTCCTTCGCCGGCAGTTCGCGAAGTGCGCCCTCGACGATGGTGTAGGAGTGGCCGTCGAGGGTGAAGGCCGTCGCACCCGTGAACGAGAGCTGGACGGTCACGTCGTTCACCTGGAGGGACGGCGGGATCTGGTCGGGCTCCTGGAGGCGACCGTCAACGCGGACTTCTCCGTTCTGGATGGTGAGTGTATGCGTTTGCGCCAGCGCCGGCAGGGCAAGGATCCCCATGACGATAAGGGCGGGCAGCAACGCGCCGAGGCTATGGAAGATGCGTGGCATGGCCTACTGATTACCCGTTCGTGTGCTCGATGCTTCGTTCAGCCGGAGGCCGGCGGGCGGAGCGGCCGGCGAGTAGCCGGGCAGCGCCTCGAGCGGCACCACCATCTCGTCCCAGTTGAGGTCCTCACTCTGTTCGAGGAGGTGGTCGATCCGGCTTTTGTACTGGATGAGCGCCTCCGTTTCCTCCCATGCGGGGTGGGCGGATTCGGCGGAGGCCAGGGAAGCGGCCGCGCCGGCTTTTGCCGCAGCTGTGCCGCCGAGGGGCTGGCCGGAGTCCGCCGCCGCTTCCCGGCGGGCGGCGAAGTCGTCGGCCAGACCGCTGGAAGCGGATTCGGACAGGGCGTCGGCTTCAAACGCGGCCGGCGCCTCCTGCGCGACGATGGGCGCGGCTTCGAACTCAGTCGCGTTAAACGAAGGCGTGCGATTGACGAGTATGAGGCTTACGATGGCG is drawn from Rhodothermales bacterium and contains these coding sequences:
- a CDS encoding calcineurin-like phosphoesterase family protein, whose translation is MSHTRRQFLRRAAFAGAGLALPFQLLADPYAPLLRAPAGRPVRIRGRVRAGRVNLAGVSVTDGVSVVKTAVDGRYELFSTDLQPFVHISLPDGFQIPVNQPGTARFYQPLAPNPRGEMEASFDLEATDRAGRHTFVVLADTQTQTPYEMGLLHAQTVPDVMATVSQLDTVSFGVACGDIMFDDLSLYPEYERAVSRMGVPFFQVVGNHDLDFSGGSDGASTETFSRHFGPRYYSFERGDVHYVVLDDVFYHAKGYIGYLDDFQLLWLANDLATVEAGRTVIVFTHIPGLGTAPMREGEGGPSISGSITNRERLYRILEPYNAHLITGHTHENEHVFEGGVHEHILGTACGAWWSGPICYDGTPSGYGVFDIDGSNVSWRYKSTGMPFEHQLRVYPRGADPASPNEIVANVWDADPSWEVVWYEDGERKGPMARRLGRDPLSVELHIGPELPSHRPWVDPQVRYLFYAPVSPSARSIRVEAR
- a CDS encoding M14 family zinc carboxypeptidase; the protein is MKVSTLLLFLFLAAPAAGQPAIPRPADVFGFEPGADYSLADYGQVTDYFQRLDAASDRARLIEIGASVQGRPMVLMFISSEANMRQLDRWRTVSEELARGRVDEIIARRYAREGKAIVWIDGGMHASEKAHGQMTPELAYRLVAEESYEMQHIRENVVVLLMPNINPDGLDIVTNWYRKYLGTPYETTGPAWLYHPYVGHDNNRDWFMNTMPESEAVSQVLYNEWYPQIVHNHHQTSPAWARIFLPPFSDPVNPNIHPGVTTGVNLVGSAMANRFAMERMPGVVSDVQYSMWWNGGMRTAPYFHNQIGILTETAHATPTPRYYDPDSLPPTLAGHPQTPTDGTDIFYPYPWKGGNSRFRDAVDYMVTASLGLLNIAADRRERWLYDSYAMGRDAIERGTAEAPFAYIVPADQHDPTEALRLVEVLRKTGLEVHRAERDFAANDTTFAAGSYVAFTAQAFRPMLVDLMEPQAYPDRRGPDGSPEVPYDLAGWTLPLQMGVRVVRAETPFEANLYAITETTLRPDAGQVSGDAVYGYVLPHTANGSALVANRLLNAGESVSWAGAGFLDGDTTHPEGAIIIQKGPETEARLREAAEATGLSFDGLAVAPAAPLHTLERPRVGLYKSWFPNMDEGWTRWLLERYEFAVDTLHDADLRYEKLATYHAVILPSQDGEGLLNGHAPNTMPAEYTGGIGLEGTLALKQFVEEGGTLLAFDAASDFLIDQFGLPVRNVVRGLSSDRFFIPGSLIRMDVDAGHPLAYGMADTVAASFQQSRAFEAVRKPTKGEGGRESTTEAPAPEVEVVARYAASDLLLSGWALGADDHIAGKAAMMRVPLGRGNVVLTGFRPQFRGQPGGTFKLIFNTLHAATLTDFPEPEPGELPAPEGNR